A section of the Sphaerobacter thermophilus DSM 20745 genome encodes:
- a CDS encoding M20 family metallo-hydrolase, with amino-acid sequence MAETRPEIDGERLLGDLEALARIGATPQGGVNRIAFSPADLEARQWVEEAMRAAGMEVHRDPAGNTIGTYPGREPGLAPIALGSHTDTVPNGGRYDGALGVIAALASVRALHAAGQRLRHPVEVINFVAEEATMGGGTFGSRAMAGLFDPASIHHEAVDGRPVAEHLRSAGIDPEAVATAARPAGSLAAYVELHIEQGGVLDKAGVPVGVVEGIVGIRRYTAVFEGEANHAGTTPMDGRRDALVMAAPFVLAVREIAVAHGIVGTVGTLRVSPGASNVIPGRVELTAEIRGLDEATLDAAEAALQARAEADGAAFARISAKEPVVSDPAVVAAVETACRDLGLAYRRMPSGAGHDAMCMAAITRQGMIFVPSRRGISHSPEEYTAPEDCVTGARVLLGTLLALDAALDSTGEG; translated from the coding sequence GTGGCTGAGACGAGACCGGAGATCGACGGGGAACGGTTGCTCGGGGACCTGGAGGCGTTGGCCCGTATCGGCGCGACGCCGCAGGGGGGTGTCAACCGCATCGCTTTCTCGCCGGCCGACCTGGAAGCGCGGCAGTGGGTGGAGGAGGCGATGCGCGCGGCCGGGATGGAGGTGCACCGCGACCCGGCCGGGAACACCATCGGTACCTATCCGGGGCGCGAGCCGGGTCTGGCGCCGATCGCGCTCGGTTCGCACACCGACACGGTGCCCAACGGCGGGCGGTACGACGGGGCGCTCGGGGTGATTGCGGCGCTGGCGAGCGTGCGGGCGCTGCACGCGGCGGGGCAGCGGCTGCGTCACCCGGTGGAGGTGATCAACTTCGTCGCCGAGGAGGCGACGATGGGCGGCGGCACCTTTGGCAGCCGGGCGATGGCGGGGCTGTTCGACCCGGCGTCGATCCACCATGAGGCGGTGGACGGCCGCCCAGTGGCCGAGCACCTGCGGTCGGCCGGGATCGACCCGGAGGCGGTCGCTACCGCAGCCCGGCCGGCGGGCAGCCTGGCGGCGTACGTGGAGCTCCACATCGAGCAGGGGGGTGTGCTCGATAAGGCCGGGGTGCCGGTCGGCGTCGTCGAGGGGATCGTCGGCATCCGGCGCTACACCGCGGTGTTCGAGGGGGAGGCGAACCACGCGGGCACGACGCCGATGGATGGGCGGCGCGACGCGCTCGTCATGGCCGCGCCCTTCGTGCTGGCGGTGCGGGAGATCGCCGTCGCCCACGGCATTGTGGGCACGGTCGGGACGCTGCGGGTCAGCCCCGGCGCATCCAACGTCATCCCCGGCCGGGTGGAGCTGACCGCGGAGATCCGCGGGCTGGACGAGGCGACGCTCGACGCAGCGGAGGCGGCGCTGCAGGCGCGGGCGGAGGCGGACGGCGCGGCCTTCGCGCGGATATCGGCCAAGGAGCCCGTCGTGTCCGACCCGGCGGTCGTGGCGGCGGTCGAGACGGCCTGCCGCGACCTTGGACTGGCCTACCGGCGCATGCCGAGCGGGGCGGGGCACGACGCGATGTGCATGGCGGCGATTACCCGCCAGGGGATGATCTTCGTGCCGAGCCGACGCGGGATCAGCCACTCGCCGGAGGAGTACACCGCGCCGGAGGACTGCGTGACCGGTGCGCGGGTGTTGCTCGGCACGCTGCTCGCGCTCGACGCCGCGCTCGACTCCACCGGGGAGGGCTAG
- a CDS encoding lipopolysaccharide biosynthesis protein → MLRGWLAETARRAPRGDAITRGWAVVTGGSAGRLLLGFVSSVLLARALGPAGLGVFSVLGAVTLLAGAVADFGVSNAAVRRIAAVWPADRPAAVARGQAFFWVRMVLALATAALVGLLAAGPIGASLHLPRDATLIWLAVLGVPATALSGAVTVLLQATGRFGRLSLVFLFNAGLTTLLAAALWLLGWLTVGTALGVLGIGTSLASFVVARRLLGPGWPLRLPGWATLWVEARHLLGFGVWLWLASLFGLAAARLDLLLVNRWVDPTAVGTYALATNLASKVEIVNHSLYTVLLPVAATLRGRPAVRRYVRDSLLRASAAGLALVPAVALARPAIVLVYGADYGGAAPLLQGLLIVTLLEIVATPLLLLTITADRPRVFAGAEGLRAAVLLGVGAWLIPVFGPGGAIAARLIARAVSVAVALALLARRGSALVPDSAGPAPMPGRGEGTGT, encoded by the coding sequence GTGCTGCGGGGCTGGCTGGCTGAAACCGCGCGTCGCGCACCGCGCGGCGATGCGATCACGCGCGGCTGGGCGGTGGTGACCGGCGGCAGCGCCGGTCGCTTGCTTCTGGGCTTCGTCTCCAGTGTGCTGCTGGCCCGCGCGCTCGGCCCGGCCGGGCTCGGCGTCTTCAGCGTCCTCGGCGCCGTGACCCTGCTGGCCGGAGCGGTGGCCGACTTCGGGGTGAGCAACGCGGCTGTGCGCCGCATCGCTGCCGTCTGGCCGGCCGACCGACCGGCTGCCGTTGCAAGGGGTCAGGCCTTCTTCTGGGTCCGGATGGTGCTGGCGCTGGCGACGGCTGCCCTGGTGGGGCTGCTGGCCGCTGGGCCAATCGGGGCTTCGCTGCACCTGCCGCGCGACGCCACGCTCATCTGGCTGGCGGTGCTGGGTGTGCCGGCGACGGCGTTGAGCGGCGCGGTGACCGTGCTGCTCCAGGCCACGGGGCGCTTCGGGCGACTCTCGCTGGTGTTCCTCTTCAATGCCGGGTTGACGACACTGCTGGCAGCGGCGCTGTGGCTGCTCGGCTGGCTGACGGTGGGGACCGCGCTCGGCGTTCTGGGCATCGGCACCTCGCTGGCATCGTTCGTGGTGGCCCGGCGCCTCCTGGGACCGGGCTGGCCGCTGCGCCTCCCCGGGTGGGCGACGCTGTGGGTGGAAGCGCGGCACCTGCTCGGCTTCGGGGTGTGGCTCTGGCTGGCGAGCCTGTTCGGGCTCGCAGCGGCACGGCTCGACCTGCTACTGGTCAACCGCTGGGTCGACCCGACGGCCGTCGGCACGTATGCGCTGGCGACCAACCTGGCGAGCAAGGTGGAGATCGTCAACCACAGCCTGTACACCGTGTTGCTGCCGGTGGCGGCGACGCTGCGCGGGCGCCCGGCTGTCCGCCGCTACGTACGGGACAGCCTGCTGCGCGCTTCGGCCGCCGGGCTCGCGCTGGTACCGGCCGTGGCGCTGGCTCGTCCGGCGATCGTGCTCGTGTACGGCGCGGACTACGGCGGAGCGGCGCCCCTCCTTCAGGGACTGCTGATCGTGACGCTGCTCGAGATCGTCGCGACGCCGCTACTGCTCCTGACCATCACCGCCGACCGGCCGCGAGTGTTTGCCGGAGCCGAGGGGCTGCGCGCCGCCGTGCTCCTGGGTGTCGGAGCCTGGCTGATCCCGGTTTTCGGACCGGGCGGGGCTATCGCCGCCCGGTTGATCGCCCGGGCGGTGTCGGTGGCGGTGGCGCTCGCTCTGCTGGCGCGGCGTGGGTCGGCACTGGTGCCGGATAGCGCTGGCCCGGCGCCTATGCCCGGTCGTGGGGAGGGCACGGGCACCTAG
- a CDS encoding glycosyltransferase, with amino-acid sequence MKIGLILPAFSASDRDWAIPVLLTLVRALAARHDVRVFPLRYPFAARPYVVDQAAVFPIGGGNARGAARLPLLRRAMATVVRAHHTEPFDVLHALWADEPGFVAVAAGHRLGIPTVVSLAGGELVHLRDIGYGGQASRLNRWLARVALRRATHVTAGSTTLAHLAARHVPHRRPTLLPLGVDTELFTPAATPSRSDGPRLLHVASLVPVKDQATLLRACSLLTRSFPGLHLDIVGEGPLRSDLDALGARLGIGDRITFRGAVAHDCLPALYRAADLLVLSSRYEAQAMVVLEAAACGLPVVGTAVGMLPDLGPAARTVPPGHPAALAAALRDVLADPAQRHAMRRAALEAVASRYTMAHTVAALEKLYQTPRCPCPPHDRA; translated from the coding sequence ATGAAGATCGGGCTGATCCTTCCAGCATTCAGTGCCAGCGATCGAGACTGGGCGATCCCAGTGCTGCTGACGCTCGTCCGTGCCCTCGCGGCCCGGCACGACGTGCGGGTCTTCCCGCTGCGCTACCCCTTCGCGGCTCGCCCGTATGTTGTAGATCAGGCTGCGGTCTTTCCCATTGGAGGCGGCAACGCCCGCGGTGCGGCGCGGCTGCCCCTGTTGCGCCGCGCCATGGCCACCGTGGTGCGAGCGCACCACACCGAGCCGTTCGACGTGCTGCACGCCCTCTGGGCGGATGAGCCGGGCTTCGTCGCCGTCGCCGCCGGGCACCGGCTGGGCATCCCGACCGTCGTCTCACTCGCCGGGGGTGAACTGGTACACCTGCGGGACATCGGGTACGGTGGTCAGGCGAGCCGGCTCAACCGCTGGCTGGCCCGGGTGGCACTGCGACGCGCGACCCATGTCACCGCCGGGTCGACCACGCTGGCGCACCTCGCAGCGCGACACGTCCCGCACCGGAGGCCCACGCTGCTGCCGCTCGGGGTCGACACCGAGCTCTTCACCCCGGCCGCGACCCCGAGCCGGAGCGACGGACCCCGCCTGCTCCATGTCGCCTCGCTGGTGCCGGTCAAGGATCAGGCGACACTGCTCCGCGCCTGCTCTCTCTTGACGCGGTCCTTCCCCGGCCTCCACCTGGACATCGTTGGGGAAGGCCCGCTGCGGAGCGACCTCGACGCGCTGGGAGCCAGGCTCGGAATCGGGGACCGGATCACGTTCCGCGGTGCCGTCGCGCACGACTGCCTGCCCGCGCTCTACCGCGCGGCCGATCTGCTCGTGCTGTCATCGCGCTACGAGGCCCAGGCGATGGTGGTGCTGGAAGCTGCCGCGTGCGGACTGCCGGTCGTGGGGACCGCCGTCGGGATGCTGCCCGACCTTGGGCCGGCGGCGCGCACGGTGCCGCCGGGACACCCGGCCGCGCTGGCGGCCGCGCTGCGCGACGTGCTCGCCGACCCGGCACAACGCCACGCCATGCGTCGCGCAGCCCTGGAGGCCGTGGCGTCGCGCTACACGATGGCGCACACCGTTGCCGCCTTGGAGAAGCTCTACCAGACCCCTAGGTGCCCGTGCCCTCCCCACGACCGGGCATAG
- a CDS encoding DUF6930 domain-containing protein produces the protein MPQSKQPATIKRLTQLARQPSLVIEGGVRPLGVWFREGGETLQPFVAIWVDAATGYVRASRLISPKETTDAGRSQALDVLVEAMHSPNQPLSGRTPQRGRPAKVVVDDPELAAAARSLLAPADVPVELAAHLPRFEDAYAALSDAMDADLSQGPPEPFTWDIAERVLPPLYQAAARCARQAPWELLPDFPPVAIDLGEYGPAPGVERVYASVLGGAGVMTGVACYFAMDDLEAMMNAGQAAMADDDMVDEAIAFMRQLGAPLDDLPPEAVRELVRDMLPPGTVPGSNPADLIRDSLICFYETPDEVDPTYVEWIQARRLKLANQLMIPAFHRVTTGTLEARPLNEREAVAFTLVLGGLARFTSRFLDELEVMEGPEPLIFRPYVEGPDGKVRITLRYPPEGQDWPELEWPDADSFGLDLFPPPPE, from the coding sequence GTGCCACAGTCCAAGCAGCCCGCCACCATCAAGCGCCTGACACAACTCGCCCGTCAACCGAGCCTGGTCATCGAGGGTGGCGTCCGGCCACTCGGCGTCTGGTTCCGCGAAGGCGGAGAGACGCTGCAGCCGTTCGTCGCGATCTGGGTCGATGCTGCAACCGGCTACGTCCGTGCGAGCCGGTTGATCAGCCCGAAGGAGACGACCGACGCCGGGCGCAGCCAGGCGCTGGACGTGCTGGTGGAGGCGATGCACTCCCCGAACCAGCCCCTGAGCGGCCGCACACCGCAGCGCGGCCGCCCGGCGAAGGTGGTCGTCGACGATCCGGAGCTGGCAGCGGCTGCCCGGTCCCTGCTCGCTCCAGCCGATGTCCCGGTGGAGCTGGCGGCGCATCTGCCCCGATTCGAGGACGCCTACGCCGCGCTCTCGGACGCCATGGACGCTGACCTGAGCCAGGGACCGCCGGAGCCCTTCACGTGGGACATCGCGGAGCGCGTCCTCCCCCCGCTCTATCAGGCCGCCGCGCGCTGCGCCCGGCAAGCCCCCTGGGAGCTCCTCCCCGACTTCCCACCTGTCGCCATCGACCTCGGTGAGTACGGCCCCGCGCCGGGGGTCGAGCGCGTCTACGCCAGTGTGCTCGGCGGTGCCGGGGTGATGACGGGCGTCGCCTGCTACTTCGCCATGGACGACCTGGAGGCCATGATGAACGCAGGTCAGGCAGCGATGGCGGACGACGACATGGTGGATGAAGCCATCGCCTTCATGCGCCAGCTCGGCGCACCGTTGGACGACCTGCCACCCGAGGCCGTCCGCGAGCTGGTCCGAGACATGCTGCCGCCCGGCACCGTTCCCGGCTCCAATCCCGCGGACCTCATCCGTGACAGTCTCATCTGCTTCTACGAGACACCCGACGAGGTCGACCCCACCTATGTCGAGTGGATCCAGGCGCGCAGGCTCAAGCTCGCCAACCAACTCATGATCCCGGCATTCCACCGGGTAACCACAGGGACGCTTGAGGCGCGACCGTTGAACGAGCGCGAGGCCGTTGCATTCACGCTCGTGCTCGGCGGTCTGGCCCGCTTCACCAGCCGGTTCCTGGACGAACTGGAGGTGATGGAGGGTCCGGAGCCGCTGATCTTCCGGCCCTACGTCGAGGGCCCCGACGGCAAGGTACGGATCACCCTGCGCTACCCACCCGAGGGACAGGACTGGCCGGAACTGGAGTGGCCGGATGCCGACAGCTTCGGTCTGGATCTGTTCCCGCCACCACCCGAGTGA
- a CDS encoding diguanylate cyclase — MKWTPSRDKVGTAIVNFNLRHRLWIAGGCLSAYLIVLFLVMWNTSEPPRLGLSVAWDTTTSEWRVTRVSPISPASELPIQPGDSVIGVDGTGLTTGEPSEALAIEQSSRVEIQPAAGTEPFVADAATRAPNRVSFAIISASAVLLGLIAFLYGRGTAPFALALVCYAGAIEIIVSVAGYWQWRPALVLHGIFLPLALSSVAYLSLVFPVNRRVFVGGRSVSPSVVPISSLPVSALFVATTAVNSNVYFQLQPIFYAYYGACLAIAATAFLYSWWKSRAGRERVQLRIVMLGSVIAVAPFLTLSLIPRLVLGRDIVSPEVTLHALILLPASFAYAILRYQIMDLRLYIRRGVVYSTLVALITGAYALLLFAATLFAKDQTGASSVVAVAIMSAVFALGGDRLRHAVQRQIDRLFDRRSYDYRQQLLEFSQRMNGILDPDELADSTVQLISQTMGATHVRLYLYDPAMRSYHLWTWVGIEPDPEDQTLGPHHSVVEAVQEAEGPVQNLDVDPADEALIVPLINKGQAVALLTLGPKRVDLPYTSEDQALLSTVANQLAIATENAQLYGRMRDLYLSGIRTLAATVDAKDSYTRGHSERVAAYARAIAVELGLPQLEVETIELAGLLHDIGKIGVPDLVLQKPGRLDPDERALIMEHAALGAKILADNLALMPLVPLVRHHHEWYDGSGYPDGLSGDDIPLGAAIIAVADTYDTMTTDRPYRKAPGREPARAEILRCSGTQFNPRVVAAFLRTLDRGDWPEHPQQNVSPVVLPNRDPMAGRITAVDARAMHIVYKVAQMIGGVTDLSAFITDVTDLLRREIGVGHLELYLVDPETGDLLGQTPGPGAVTGVRVPAGQGLVGWVARYQTPARVADTHNDVRTMSMATSPMRSALAVPLAIDGRTIGVISLESRRVGVFTENDEALLTIIAQQLAQVIEVAQLHDQVKRSAMLDSLTGVANHRTLYERLEEALNAAKANDEPLAVIMIDVDGLKATNDTHGHITGDAALRAIAATLRHECRRQDTVARCGGDEFAIILPGMDQAEAVRFGDRLIEAIASGTFEANGRTLPLPSISLGAAAYPADGDRPVELITVADQRMYRHKAARPTVPRSWSLYAS; from the coding sequence GTGAAGTGGACACCGAGCCGCGACAAGGTGGGCACAGCCATCGTGAATTTCAACCTCAGGCACCGGCTTTGGATCGCGGGCGGTTGTCTCTCCGCGTACCTCATCGTGCTGTTCCTCGTGATGTGGAACACGTCGGAGCCGCCCCGGCTTGGTCTGTCCGTTGCCTGGGACACGACCACCAGTGAATGGCGCGTGACACGGGTTTCTCCGATCAGTCCCGCATCGGAACTTCCCATCCAGCCCGGCGACAGCGTGATCGGGGTTGACGGGACCGGGCTGACGACTGGGGAGCCATCCGAAGCGCTGGCCATCGAGCAGTCGTCGCGCGTAGAGATCCAACCTGCAGCAGGAACGGAGCCGTTTGTCGCAGATGCGGCCACGCGCGCACCGAACCGCGTTTCCTTTGCCATTATCAGCGCGAGTGCGGTCCTCCTGGGGTTGATAGCCTTCCTCTACGGGCGAGGGACAGCGCCCTTCGCGCTTGCCCTGGTCTGTTATGCCGGCGCCATTGAGATCATCGTAAGTGTCGCCGGATACTGGCAATGGCGGCCGGCGCTGGTGCTCCATGGGATCTTCTTGCCGTTAGCTCTGAGCAGCGTCGCCTACCTTTCGCTTGTTTTCCCCGTCAACCGACGTGTGTTCGTCGGTGGACGGAGCGTTTCGCCGAGTGTGGTTCCGATTTCATCTCTGCCGGTATCGGCCCTGTTCGTCGCTACGACGGCGGTGAATTCCAATGTCTATTTCCAACTGCAACCGATTTTCTATGCGTACTACGGCGCTTGTCTCGCCATAGCAGCGACCGCTTTTCTGTATAGCTGGTGGAAGTCAAGGGCTGGACGGGAGCGAGTCCAACTCCGAATCGTCATGCTGGGGAGCGTGATCGCCGTTGCCCCGTTCCTCACGTTGAGTCTGATCCCTCGGCTGGTACTCGGCCGGGACATCGTGTCGCCTGAGGTGACCCTCCACGCACTCATCTTGCTCCCCGCTTCCTTCGCTTACGCCATCCTGCGCTACCAGATCATGGACTTGCGGCTCTACATCCGGCGCGGGGTGGTCTACTCGACCCTGGTGGCACTCATCACCGGCGCCTACGCGCTGCTCCTCTTCGCGGCCACCCTGTTCGCCAAGGACCAGACCGGCGCCAGCAGCGTCGTCGCTGTGGCGATCATGAGCGCCGTCTTCGCCCTCGGTGGCGATCGCCTGCGCCACGCGGTGCAGCGCCAGATTGACCGGCTCTTCGACCGCCGCAGCTACGACTACCGACAGCAACTCCTGGAGTTCAGCCAGCGCATGAACGGCATCCTGGATCCGGATGAGCTGGCCGACTCCACTGTGCAGTTGATCTCCCAGACGATGGGCGCCACCCACGTCCGGCTCTACCTCTACGACCCGGCAATGCGCTCCTACCACCTCTGGACCTGGGTCGGCATTGAGCCTGACCCGGAAGACCAGACCCTCGGCCCGCACCACTCGGTGGTGGAGGCCGTGCAGGAGGCGGAAGGTCCGGTGCAGAACCTGGACGTGGATCCGGCCGACGAAGCCTTGATCGTCCCGTTGATCAACAAGGGTCAGGCTGTGGCGTTGCTCACGTTGGGCCCGAAGCGGGTGGATCTCCCCTACACCAGCGAGGACCAGGCGCTGCTGAGCACCGTCGCCAACCAGCTCGCCATCGCGACCGAGAACGCTCAGCTCTACGGCCGCATGCGCGATCTCTACCTCTCCGGTATCCGTACGCTGGCGGCGACGGTCGACGCCAAGGATTCCTACACGCGCGGCCACTCGGAGCGCGTGGCGGCCTACGCCCGCGCCATCGCCGTCGAGCTGGGTCTGCCGCAGCTTGAGGTCGAGACGATCGAGCTGGCCGGCCTGTTGCACGACATCGGCAAGATCGGCGTGCCCGACCTGGTGCTGCAGAAGCCCGGGCGCCTCGACCCCGACGAGCGCGCACTCATCATGGAGCACGCGGCCCTTGGGGCGAAGATCCTTGCGGACAACCTCGCCCTGATGCCGCTGGTGCCCCTCGTGCGGCACCACCATGAGTGGTACGACGGCAGCGGGTACCCCGATGGGTTGAGCGGCGACGACATCCCGCTCGGGGCAGCGATCATCGCCGTCGCGGACACCTACGACACCATGACGACCGACCGGCCGTACCGCAAGGCTCCGGGGCGCGAACCGGCACGGGCTGAGATCCTGCGCTGCAGCGGCACCCAGTTCAACCCGCGCGTCGTTGCCGCCTTCCTGCGGACGCTCGACCGGGGCGACTGGCCGGAGCATCCCCAGCAGAACGTCTCCCCGGTGGTACTGCCGAACCGCGACCCGATGGCCGGGCGCATCACCGCGGTCGACGCCCGGGCAATGCACATCGTCTACAAGGTCGCTCAGATGATCGGTGGTGTAACCGACCTCAGCGCCTTCATCACCGACGTCACCGACCTCCTCCGACGCGAGATCGGCGTCGGCCACCTGGAGCTCTACCTGGTCGATCCGGAGACGGGCGACCTCCTCGGACAGACGCCGGGACCGGGTGCCGTCACCGGGGTCCGCGTCCCTGCCGGTCAGGGGCTGGTCGGCTGGGTGGCGCGCTACCAGACGCCGGCGCGTGTCGCCGATACCCACAACGACGTTCGTACCATGAGCATGGCGACTTCGCCGATGCGCTCGGCGCTGGCGGTGCCGCTCGCGATTGACGGTCGTACCATCGGGGTGATCAGCCTCGAGAGCCGCCGCGTGGGCGTCTTCACCGAGAACGACGAGGCGCTCCTGACGATCATCGCCCAGCAACTGGCGCAGGTCATCGAGGTGGCGCAACTGCACGATCAGGTCAAGCGCAGTGCCATGCTCGACAGCCTGACCGGCGTCGCGAACCACCGGACGCTCTACGAGCGGCTGGAGGAGGCGCTCAACGCCGCGAAGGCGAACGATGAACCGCTGGCCGTCATCATGATCGACGTCGACGGGCTAAAGGCCACCAACGACACGCACGGCCACATCACGGGCGACGCCGCCCTGCGCGCGATCGCCGCGACGCTGCGGCATGAGTGCCGCCGCCAGGACACGGTCGCACGCTGCGGCGGCGATGAGTTCGCCATCATCCTCCCCGGGATGGACCAGGCCGAGGCCGTGCGCTTCGGCGACCGTCTGATTGAGGCCATCGCCTCCGGCACGTTCGAGGCAAACGGCCGGACGCTGCCGTTACCGTCGATCTCGCTCGGCGCGGCTGCGTACCCTGCCGACGGTGACCGGCCGGTCGAGCTGATCACCGTGGCCGACCAGCGCATGTACCGCCACAAGGCCGCGCGGCCCACAGTTCCGCGATCCTGGTCCCTCTACGCCAGCTGA
- a CDS encoding polyprenyl synthetase family protein: MCPELFSLVGQEIRTAIDENSGPDSFRDLLYLPLRQPGKVLGGAPSPRWVMLVCAASRAAGGAQAATARVAAAVELFVAAADLFDEIEDGDASAVVTASSLGQAANVASALLMLAQECLARLGGTEIPAHRVPDFCRTLSQYALKAAAGQHMDLASEGLASVDVNKAFEIARSKAGELGAVACRLGAMCGTENTELLDIYAEFGRHLGTMGQLANDAQDALDTITKSDVRLQKRTVVRAFQDGSNAARTIPGVLTGEDQGQAALAFTQVVIGLERQAALDALERLAQRGQCISELRELVG, from the coding sequence ATGTGCCCGGAGCTTTTCTCACTGGTCGGTCAAGAGATTCGGACCGCCATTGATGAGAACTCCGGGCCGGATTCGTTCCGCGATCTGCTTTACCTGCCGCTCCGCCAGCCCGGAAAGGTTTTGGGGGGAGCACCGTCCCCGCGCTGGGTAATGTTGGTATGTGCAGCGTCGCGGGCAGCGGGAGGTGCACAGGCCGCGACCGCTCGAGTAGCGGCAGCAGTGGAGCTTTTTGTTGCTGCGGCCGATCTCTTCGATGAGATCGAGGATGGTGACGCTTCGGCGGTGGTCACGGCCTCCAGTCTAGGTCAGGCTGCCAACGTGGCTAGCGCGCTCTTGATGCTAGCCCAAGAGTGTCTGGCTAGGCTCGGTGGCACCGAGATCCCCGCGCATCGCGTGCCGGACTTCTGTCGAACGCTCTCCCAGTACGCGCTGAAAGCTGCGGCGGGCCAACACATGGATCTAGCTAGTGAGGGTCTCGCTTCGGTCGACGTGAATAAGGCATTTGAGATTGCCAGGAGCAAAGCAGGCGAACTTGGCGCAGTCGCCTGTCGTCTCGGAGCCATGTGCGGGACCGAGAACACGGAACTTCTGGATATCTATGCGGAGTTTGGACGCCATTTGGGCACGATGGGGCAGTTGGCTAACGACGCACAGGACGCTTTGGATACGATTACCAAGAGCGACGTCCGCCTGCAGAAGCGCACAGTGGTTCGGGCCTTCCAGGATGGCAGCAATGCTGCTCGAACCATTCCCGGCGTACTGACCGGGGAGGATCAGGGGCAGGCCGCGCTCGCATTCACCCAGGTCGTCATTGGTCTTGAACGACAAGCGGCACTGGACGCACTGGAGCGCCTCGCACAACGAGGGCAGTGCATTAGTGAGCTCCGAGAACTGGTAGGCTGA
- a CDS encoding B12-binding domain-containing radical SAM protein gives MLILYNPPSNARRKPVLPMSLLALGALLEGRYDYQIVDGNLEPDPEAALDRAIRETGARVLGVTVMPGPQLSHAVPLCRRIKARHPGLTIVWGGYFPTQHYEVCLRAEFVDYVVRGHGEVTFVALLDALHDGTNPSTIPGLAYRHPESGEIVTTGMPPIPHPDRLPDYPYQRVEMARYVRPTFLGRRTLPHHSSYGCPFFCNFCAVVNMVNGRWFAQSAERTASVASRLVEEWGVDAVEFYDNNFFVHEARTAEFAERIRSLGIAWWGEGRIDTLWKYSDCTWELMRDSGLRMVFLGAESGSDETLQRMNKGKSASTEKTLAIAEKMRRYGIVPEFSFVLGNPPDPEADVRQTLDFIRTVKRVNPDAEIIFYMYTPVPLAGELYEQAKVSGFRFPETLDEWISPEWQEFAQRRSAHMPWLDDPLRRQVHDFERVLNAYYPTITDARLRRRWRWLLRAVSAWRYHLRWYRHPWELQVLQRLIAYQRPETAGF, from the coding sequence ATGCTGATCCTCTACAACCCTCCCAGCAACGCCCGGCGCAAGCCGGTGCTCCCGATGTCTCTCCTGGCCCTCGGCGCTCTGTTGGAGGGCCGCTACGACTACCAGATCGTCGACGGCAACCTCGAGCCCGACCCGGAGGCCGCCCTGGACCGCGCCATCCGCGAGACCGGGGCGCGCGTCCTCGGCGTCACGGTCATGCCGGGTCCGCAGCTCAGCCACGCGGTCCCCCTCTGCCGCCGGATCAAAGCCCGGCATCCGGGGCTGACCATCGTCTGGGGCGGCTACTTCCCGACCCAGCACTACGAGGTCTGCCTGCGCGCCGAGTTCGTCGACTACGTCGTCCGCGGGCACGGCGAGGTGACCTTCGTCGCCCTCCTCGACGCACTCCACGACGGCACCAATCCGTCCACGATTCCCGGCCTCGCCTATCGCCACCCCGAGAGCGGGGAGATCGTCACGACCGGGATGCCGCCGATCCCCCACCCCGACCGGCTCCCCGACTATCCCTACCAGCGCGTGGAGATGGCGCGCTACGTCCGCCCCACCTTCCTCGGCCGCCGCACGCTGCCACACCACTCCAGCTACGGCTGCCCCTTCTTCTGCAACTTCTGCGCGGTGGTCAATATGGTGAACGGCCGCTGGTTCGCCCAGTCGGCCGAGCGCACCGCGTCGGTCGCCAGCCGGCTGGTGGAGGAATGGGGCGTCGACGCCGTCGAGTTCTACGACAACAACTTCTTCGTCCACGAGGCGCGCACCGCCGAGTTCGCCGAGCGGATCCGGAGCCTCGGCATCGCCTGGTGGGGCGAGGGGCGCATCGACACGCTGTGGAAGTACTCCGACTGCACCTGGGAACTCATGCGCGACTCGGGCCTGCGCATGGTCTTCCTCGGCGCCGAGTCCGGATCCGATGAGACGCTACAGCGCATGAACAAGGGCAAGAGCGCCTCGACCGAGAAGACCCTCGCCATCGCCGAGAAGATGCGCCGCTACGGCATCGTGCCCGAGTTCTCCTTCGTCCTCGGCAACCCACCCGACCCGGAAGCGGACGTGCGCCAGACGCTCGACTTCATCCGCACCGTCAAGCGCGTCAACCCGGACGCCGAGATCATCTTCTACATGTACACCCCGGTGCCGCTGGCCGGAGAACTGTACGAGCAAGCCAAGGTGAGCGGCTTCCGCTTCCCCGAGACGCTGGATGAATGGATCAGTCCCGAGTGGCAGGAGTTCGCCCAGCGCCGCAGCGCGCACATGCCCTGGCTCGACGACCCCCTGCGACGTCAGGTGCATGACTTCGAGCGCGTGCTGAACGCCTACTACCCCACGATCACCGATGCCCGGCTGCGTCGCCGCTGGCGCTGGCTGCTGCGGGCCGTCAGCGCCTGGCGCTACCACCTCCGGTGGTACCGGCACCCGTGGGAACTGCAGGTGCTGCAGCGCCTGATCGCCTACCAGCGCCCAGAGACGGCGGGGTTCTGA